A portion of the Rhodospirillales bacterium genome contains these proteins:
- the truA gene encoding tRNA pseudouridine(38-40) synthase TruA, whose translation MPRYRLILEYDGTDYVGWQRQDNGPSVQQALEEAIHSFCGESVTLTAAGRTDSGVHALGQVAHVDLAKDWPEETVRNAINQHLRPQPIAVLDAALVADDFGARFDATERLYRYRIIARRAPLALEQNRAWHLSRDLDAEAMHDAAQVLVGHHDFSTFRDARCQARSPVRTLDELSVSRDGDLVVVTARARSFLHRQVRSMVGSLGHVGEGKWRADDLKASLDACDRKACGVIAPACGLYLAAVRYPL comes from the coding sequence ATGCCGCGCTACCGCCTGATCCTGGAGTACGACGGCACCGACTATGTCGGTTGGCAGCGTCAGGACAACGGACCTTCGGTCCAGCAGGCTCTGGAGGAGGCGATTCACAGTTTCTGCGGCGAGAGCGTCACGCTCACGGCGGCCGGCCGGACCGATTCCGGGGTGCATGCACTCGGTCAGGTCGCCCATGTCGACCTGGCGAAAGACTGGCCTGAAGAGACGGTGCGCAACGCCATCAACCAGCATCTGCGGCCGCAGCCGATCGCCGTCCTTGATGCCGCCCTCGTTGCCGACGACTTCGGTGCCCGCTTTGACGCCACGGAACGGCTCTATCGCTATCGCATTATCGCGCGCCGTGCGCCGCTCGCCCTGGAGCAGAACAGGGCCTGGCACCTGTCGCGTGACCTCGATGCCGAAGCGATGCATGACGCCGCGCAGGTGCTTGTCGGCCACCACGATTTCTCGACCTTCCGTGACGCCCGGTGCCAGGCCAGGTCACCGGTCAGGACGCTCGATGAACTTTCCGTCAGCCGAGACGGCGATCTGGTCGTCGTGACGGCCCGCGCCCGCTCGTTTCTGCACCGTCAGGTCCGCAGCATGGTCGGGTCCCTTGGTCATGTCGGCGAAGGCAAGTGGCGTGCAGACGACCTCAAGGCGTCCCTCGATGCCTGCGACCGCAAGGCCTGCGGTGTCATCGCACCGGCCTGCGGTCTCTATCTGGCCGCTGTGCGTTACCCTCTCTGA
- a CDS encoding methionyl-tRNA formyltransferase yields the protein MTRLRLAFMGAAAFAVPALNAVHGAGHRIAAVYSQPPRPAGRGRKERPTPVHARADELGITVATPRSLKGEEKQAAFAALNLDVAVVAAYGLLLPRTILDAPRLGCVNIHPSLLPRWRGAAPAAHAILSGDTETGMTIMLMDEGLDTGPILAQRRVPVPPRATTASLEAELSDLGALMLLDVLSELASGVSTAVPQAAEGATYASRFAKEDGRLDWSRPAADLDRIVRALSPWPGAFSGLDDTTVKVLEAEPVDGSGAPGTLLDRDMTVACGRGALRLVKVQRAGKPTTDGAALLRGLRLDPGASLG from the coding sequence GTGACCCGGTTGCGCCTGGCGTTCATGGGGGCGGCGGCTTTTGCCGTGCCCGCGCTCAATGCCGTTCATGGCGCCGGACACAGGATTGCTGCCGTCTACAGCCAACCGCCGAGACCCGCCGGGCGCGGCCGCAAGGAGCGGCCGACACCGGTTCATGCCCGGGCCGACGAACTCGGCATCACCGTGGCGACACCGCGTTCCCTCAAGGGCGAGGAGAAGCAGGCAGCCTTCGCCGCGCTGAACCTCGATGTCGCTGTCGTGGCGGCCTATGGCCTGCTCCTGCCGCGGACGATCCTAGACGCGCCGCGCCTGGGTTGCGTCAACATTCACCCGTCTCTCTTGCCGCGCTGGCGCGGTGCCGCACCGGCGGCCCACGCAATTCTCTCCGGCGATACCGAAACCGGTATGACCATCATGCTGATGGACGAAGGTCTCGACACGGGTCCGATCCTGGCCCAGCGCCGTGTTCCGGTGCCGCCGCGCGCGACCACGGCAAGCCTTGAGGCGGAGCTCTCCGATCTTGGTGCCTTAATGCTGCTCGACGTCTTGTCCGAGCTGGCCTCCGGCGTGTCGACAGCCGTGCCCCAGGCTGCCGAGGGCGCCACCTACGCGTCCAGGTTCGCCAAGGAAGACGGGCGTCTCGACTGGTCCCGACCGGCTGCCGATCTCGATCGTATCGTCCGCGCGCTTTCGCCCTGGCCGGGAGCGTTCTCCGGCCTGGACGATACGACGGTGAAGGTGCTCGAGGCTGAGCCGGTCGATGGTTCGGGCGCGCCCGGTACGCTGCTCGACCGGGACATGACCGTGGCCTGCGGTCGGGGTGCCCTGCGACTGGTGAAGGTGCAGCGGGCCGGCAAGCCCACCACGGACGGTGCGGCCCTCCTGCGTGGCCTGCGTCTCGATCCCGGCGCATCGCTGGGCTGA
- the dapD gene encoding 2,3,4,5-tetrahydropyridine-2,6-dicarboxylate N-succinyltransferase, whose amino-acid sequence MSDDLQAAIDTAWENRAAIDTATQGEVRDAVFESLNLLDSGQRRVAEPGIDGWVVNEWLKKAVLLSFRLTDMKLVPGAPGHNASWWDKVDNKFEGWDAVRFSEAGFRAVPHAIVRHGAHIAPSVVLMPCFVNIGGFVDSGTMIDTWATVGSCAQVGKNCHISGGAGLGGVLEPLQAAPVIIEDNCFVGARSEVVEGVIVETGSVLSMGVFIGASTKIVDRESGEVFRGRVPAYSVVVPGSMPGKDGGPLLYCAVIIKRVDEQTRSKTSINDLLRD is encoded by the coding sequence ATGTCCGACGATCTTCAAGCCGCCATCGACACCGCCTGGGAGAACCGGGCAGCCATCGACACCGCCACGCAGGGCGAGGTCCGTGACGCCGTGTTCGAGTCGCTCAATCTGCTCGACAGCGGTCAACGGCGCGTGGCCGAGCCGGGAATCGACGGCTGGGTCGTCAACGAATGGCTCAAGAAGGCGGTGCTGCTCAGCTTCCGCCTGACCGACATGAAGCTCGTGCCGGGCGCGCCCGGCCACAACGCCAGCTGGTGGGACAAGGTCGACAACAAGTTCGAGGGCTGGGACGCCGTGCGCTTCAGCGAAGCCGGCTTCCGCGCGGTGCCACATGCCATCGTGCGACACGGCGCCCACATTGCGCCGAGCGTGGTCCTGATGCCATGTTTCGTGAACATCGGCGGTTTTGTCGATTCCGGGACCATGATCGACACTTGGGCCACCGTCGGCAGCTGTGCCCAGGTCGGCAAGAACTGCCACATCTCCGGTGGCGCCGGTCTCGGCGGCGTGCTGGAGCCGCTCCAGGCTGCCCCCGTCATCATTGAGGACAACTGCTTCGTCGGCGCCCGCAGCGAGGTCGTCGAGGGTGTCATCGTCGAAACCGGATCGGTCCTCTCCATGGGTGTCTTCATCGGTGCCTCGACCAAGATCGTCGATCGCGAGAGCGGCGAGGTCTTCCGCGGCCGCGTGCCGGCCTATTCGGTCGTCGTGCCAGGTTCGATGCCGGGCAAGGACGGCGGACCGTTACTCTATTGCGCGGTGATCATCAAGCGCGTCGACGAACAGACCCGTTCCAAGACCTCGATCAACGACCTCCTGCGCGACTGA
- the dapE gene encoding succinyl-diaminopimelate desuccinylase produces MAGSIDPVELAAAMMRRPSVTPVDAGALDILQEALEGLGFTCHRLPFAEDGTEEVDNLYARRGTNGRNFCFAGHTDVVPPGNTDEWSVDPFEAAQLDGVLIGRGAVDMKGAIACFVAAAERFTATFDGENSISLLITGDEEGPAVNGTKKVLGWLTERGETLDACLVGEPTNPTVLGEMIKIGRRGSLNARITVNGTQGHSAYPHLADNPIDRLVTILHALTSRPLDNGSEHFQPSTLAVTTVDVGNPVTNVIPARATAGLNIRFNDRHSGASLTEHLRGVCDSVGGDVDLDVSVSGEAFLREPDEFAVVVADAAEQVLGRRPEYSTTGGTSDARFIKDHCPVAEFGLIGQTMHKVDEQIAVNELYRLTAVYRAVLDRYFTA; encoded by the coding sequence ATGGCGGGTTCCATCGATCCGGTCGAGCTGGCCGCTGCAATGATGCGGCGGCCGAGTGTCACGCCGGTCGACGCCGGTGCGCTCGATATCCTGCAGGAGGCTTTGGAAGGCCTTGGCTTCACTTGCCATCGCCTGCCGTTCGCGGAAGACGGCACCGAAGAGGTCGACAATCTCTACGCCCGTCGCGGTACAAACGGCCGTAACTTCTGCTTTGCCGGGCACACCGACGTCGTCCCCCCCGGCAATACGGACGAGTGGTCGGTCGATCCCTTCGAGGCGGCGCAGCTGGACGGCGTCCTGATCGGGCGGGGTGCGGTCGACATGAAGGGGGCGATCGCCTGTTTCGTGGCCGCAGCCGAACGGTTCACCGCAACGTTCGACGGCGAGAACAGCATCAGCCTGCTGATCACCGGCGACGAGGAAGGCCCGGCCGTCAACGGCACGAAGAAGGTGCTCGGCTGGCTCACCGAACGCGGTGAGACCCTGGATGCCTGTCTGGTGGGCGAACCGACCAACCCGACGGTCCTGGGCGAGATGATCAAGATCGGCCGGCGCGGCTCGCTGAACGCCCGCATCACGGTCAACGGCACTCAGGGACACTCGGCCTACCCGCATCTTGCGGACAATCCGATCGACCGGCTCGTCACCATCCTGCACGCGCTGACGTCGCGGCCTCTCGACAACGGCAGCGAACATTTCCAGCCTTCGACCCTGGCTGTCACCACAGTCGATGTCGGCAATCCGGTGACCAACGTGATTCCCGCCAGGGCCACGGCCGGCCTCAACATTCGCTTCAACGACCGGCATTCCGGAGCGTCGCTCACCGAACACCTGCGCGGTGTCTGCGACAGCGTCGGCGGTGACGTCGATCTTGATGTCTCGGTTTCCGGCGAGGCCTTCCTCAGGGAACCCGACGAGTTCGCCGTGGTAGTCGCCGATGCGGCCGAACAGGTGCTCGGCAGACGACCGGAATACAGCACCACGGGCGGCACATCCGATGCGCGTTTCATCAAGGATCACTGCCCCGTCGCGGAGTTCGGCCTGATCGGCCAGACCATGCACAAGGTCGACGAGCAGATCGCCGTGAACGAACTCTACCGCCTCACCGCCGTCTACCGGGCGGTGCTGGATCGGTACTTCACCGCGTGA
- a CDS encoding class II aldolase/adducin family protein: MAVSTLAAAHAGIEHRDERIDLACAFRWAARWNMHESVANHFSYAVSEDGSRFLVNPRGRHFSRVRASELLLTDANDPSVMDRPDAPDPSAWALHGGIHRRVPHARAILHVHSKYATALASLKDPMMLPIENNTMRFHERIAYDLMFDGMGVGDEAERVAAIAGDKPILLLGNHGVMVLGQDMAQALDDLYYFERACETLIIAMQTGRELSVVSHAVASKMARQWAEYPDLTENHFKALKEILDEEEPDYRN, encoded by the coding sequence ATGGCCGTCAGCACCCTCGCCGCCGCGCACGCCGGCATCGAGCATCGCGACGAACGTATCGACCTTGCCTGCGCCTTCCGCTGGGCCGCGCGCTGGAACATGCACGAGAGCGTCGCCAACCATTTCAGCTATGCCGTGAGCGAGGACGGGTCCCGGTTCCTGGTCAATCCGCGCGGCCGCCATTTCAGCCGCGTCCGGGCCAGCGAACTGCTGCTGACCGACGCCAACGACCCGTCCGTCATGGACCGTCCGGACGCACCGGATCCCTCGGCCTGGGCGCTGCACGGCGGAATCCACCGGCGTGTTCCCCATGCGCGTGCGATTCTTCACGTACACTCGAAGTACGCCACGGCGCTGGCATCGCTGAAGGACCCGATGATGCTGCCGATCGAGAACAACACGATGCGGTTCCACGAACGTATCGCCTACGACCTCATGTTCGACGGCATGGGTGTGGGCGACGAGGCCGAACGGGTCGCCGCGATCGCCGGCGACAAGCCGATCCTGCTTCTGGGCAACCACGGTGTCATGGTCCTGGGGCAAGACATGGCCCAGGCGCTCGACGACCTCTATTACTTCGAGCGCGCCTGCGAGACCCTGATCATCGCCATGCAGACCGGTCGTGAGTTGAGCGTTGTCAGCCACGCCGTCGCTTCGAAGATGGCGCGCCAGTGGGCGGAGTATCCCGATCTCACCGAGAATCACTTCAAGGCGCTCAAGGAAATCCTCGACGAGGAAGAGCCCGACTACCGGAACTAG